In a single window of the Pontibacter russatus genome:
- a CDS encoding glycoside hydrolase family 25 protein, giving the protein MSRKGKSAEDDAWDAITKKQPPRRVPRPKPAAKSVVKPAAKAAKPRKKASRPSPYKFWLGLAALATLALVVLYVELFVEKRKSAWPEGHSVYGVDVSHYQKEIDWQQVRQNEVSFAFVKATEGRTIQDKQFQRNWEKAREVDIIRGAYHFYIPHVKPELQAANFIATVQLSSGDLPPVLDVEVRGRKPVGQLRADLKVWLRQVEDAYGAKPILYTSYAFYKDYLDGHFDDYHLWIAHYNVPELRLEKSSRRKLAFWQHTDGGTIKGIDGMVDCNVFYGSMRELRSVCLP; this is encoded by the coding sequence TTGAGCCGGAAGGGAAAATCTGCAGAAGACGATGCCTGGGACGCTATCACCAAAAAGCAGCCCCCCAGGCGTGTGCCCCGCCCAAAGCCAGCGGCGAAGTCTGTTGTAAAGCCAGCCGCCAAAGCTGCCAAGCCCAGAAAGAAAGCATCCAGGCCATCTCCTTACAAGTTCTGGCTGGGGCTGGCTGCGCTGGCCACACTCGCGCTGGTGGTGCTGTACGTGGAGCTTTTTGTGGAGAAGCGCAAATCGGCTTGGCCCGAGGGCCACAGTGTGTACGGCGTGGATGTGTCGCATTACCAGAAGGAGATAGACTGGCAGCAGGTGCGGCAGAACGAGGTGAGCTTTGCTTTTGTGAAGGCCACGGAGGGCAGGACAATCCAGGACAAGCAGTTTCAACGCAACTGGGAGAAGGCGCGGGAGGTCGACATTATACGGGGCGCTTACCATTTTTATATCCCCCACGTGAAGCCCGAGTTGCAGGCCGCAAATTTTATCGCCACAGTACAACTCTCCTCCGGCGACCTGCCGCCCGTGCTGGACGTGGAGGTGCGGGGGCGCAAGCCGGTGGGGCAGCTGCGCGCGGACCTGAAGGTGTGGCTGCGGCAGGTGGAGGACGCCTACGGCGCGAAGCCTATCTTATATACCAGCTACGCTTTCTACAAAGATTACCTGGACGGCCACTTCGACGATTACCACCTCTGGATAGCGCACTACAACGTGCCCGAGCTGCGGCTCGAAAAAAGCAGCAGGCGCAAACTGGCGTTCTGGCAGCACACCGATGGCGGCACCATCAAAGGCATTGACGGGATGGTGGACTGCAACGTGTTTTACGGCAGCATGCGCGAGTTGCGCAGCGTTTGCCTGCCCTGA
- the topA gene encoding type I DNA topoisomerase, with the protein MIKNLVIVESPAKAKTIEGYLGKDYVVKSSFGHVRDLPKDNNAIDIAHGFRPTYVVSSDKREVVAQLRKLAKEAETVWLASDDDREGEAISWHLTEALNLTDAKTRRIVFREITKSAILNAISTPRGIDMDLVNAQQARRILDRLVGFELSPVLWKKIKTGLSAGRVQSVAVRLVVEREREIERHRAEASFRITANFDVQGKTLEAELPTKFKTEQEAQAFLQACVGADYTIENLEKKPLKRSPAPPFTTSTLQQEASRKLYFSVAQTMTVAQRLYEAGKISYMRTDSLNLSEEAIQGATREINRSFGEQFVKVRHFKTKSAGAQEAHEAIRPTDFSQMVASSDRNEQRLYELIWKRAIASQMADAQIEKTTVTIGISTQEQQKLQATGEVIKFEGFLKVYIESKDDDDLDGEDEDVKGMLPPLSIGQLIQLRQMLATQRYTRPAPRYTEASLVKKLEEMGIGRPSTYAPTISTIQKRGYVEKDSREGKERPYQVLTLKNESITAQTKTEITGAEKAKLFPTDTAMVVNDFLVEHFPNVIDYSFTARVEAEFDEIAQGQKEWENMLDQFYQKFHERIESSESINRADVSGARELGTDPATGKTIVAKLGRYGPYVQLGEENEETGEKPVYASLRKGQFVESLALEDALDLFKLPRIIGTFENKEMTAAVGRFGPYIRHEGKFYSLPKTLDPMQVTAEEAIDLIQAKRKADAEKLIKSFEENPDVQVLNGRFGPYIVAGNKNVKIPKGKEPSELTLQECLDLAEATPEKKGRGGFKKKADADAPAKKPAAKAKAAPAKKKAPAKKAPAKATAAKAAAKKK; encoded by the coding sequence ATGATAAAAAACTTAGTTATAGTAGAGTCGCCTGCCAAGGCAAAAACAATAGAAGGGTACCTGGGAAAGGATTACGTAGTGAAGTCGAGTTTCGGCCACGTGCGGGACCTGCCCAAAGACAACAACGCCATCGATATAGCCCATGGCTTCCGGCCGACCTATGTCGTGTCCAGCGACAAGCGGGAGGTGGTGGCGCAACTGCGCAAACTGGCCAAAGAGGCGGAGACGGTATGGCTGGCGTCGGACGACGACCGTGAGGGAGAGGCTATCTCGTGGCACCTGACTGAGGCGCTGAACCTGACCGACGCCAAGACGCGCCGTATCGTGTTCCGCGAAATCACCAAGAGCGCCATCCTCAACGCCATCAGCACCCCACGCGGCATCGACATGGATTTGGTGAACGCCCAGCAGGCCCGCCGTATCCTGGACAGGCTGGTGGGTTTTGAGCTGTCGCCGGTGCTCTGGAAAAAAATCAAGACGGGGCTTTCGGCTGGGCGTGTACAGTCGGTGGCGGTGCGCCTGGTGGTGGAGCGCGAGCGCGAGATTGAGCGCCACCGTGCCGAGGCTTCCTTCCGCATCACCGCCAACTTCGACGTGCAGGGCAAGACGCTGGAGGCGGAGTTGCCCACCAAATTCAAGACGGAGCAGGAGGCGCAGGCTTTCCTGCAGGCCTGCGTGGGCGCTGACTATACCATCGAAAACCTGGAGAAAAAGCCGCTGAAGCGCAGTCCGGCCCCGCCGTTCACCACCTCCACCCTGCAGCAGGAAGCCAGCCGCAAACTGTACTTTTCCGTCGCCCAGACCATGACCGTTGCGCAGCGCCTGTACGAGGCAGGTAAGATTTCCTATATGCGTACCGACTCGCTGAACCTTTCAGAAGAGGCGATACAGGGTGCGACCAGGGAAATCAACCGCTCGTTCGGGGAGCAGTTTGTGAAGGTGCGCCATTTCAAAACCAAGTCTGCCGGGGCGCAGGAGGCGCACGAGGCCATCCGCCCCACCGATTTCTCGCAGATGGTGGCCAGCAGCGACCGCAACGAGCAGCGCCTGTACGAGCTGATATGGAAGCGCGCCATTGCCTCCCAGATGGCGGACGCCCAGATAGAGAAAACCACCGTCACCATCGGCATCTCCACCCAGGAGCAGCAGAAACTGCAGGCCACCGGCGAGGTGATTAAATTCGAAGGCTTTCTGAAGGTATATATAGAATCGAAGGACGACGATGACCTGGACGGGGAGGACGAGGATGTGAAAGGCATGCTGCCGCCCCTGAGCATCGGGCAGTTGATTCAGCTGCGCCAGATGCTGGCAACCCAGCGCTACACCCGCCCCGCGCCCCGCTACACCGAGGCCAGCCTGGTGAAAAAGCTGGAGGAAATGGGCATCGGCCGCCCGTCTACCTACGCGCCTACCATCTCCACCATCCAGAAGCGCGGCTATGTGGAAAAAGACAGCCGCGAGGGCAAAGAGCGCCCTTACCAGGTGCTCACCCTGAAAAATGAAAGCATCACTGCCCAGACCAAAACTGAGATAACGGGTGCGGAGAAGGCAAAACTTTTCCCGACGGACACGGCCATGGTGGTCAACGACTTCCTGGTGGAGCACTTCCCAAACGTGATCGATTATTCTTTCACAGCGCGCGTGGAGGCGGAGTTTGATGAGATTGCCCAGGGTCAGAAAGAGTGGGAAAACATGCTGGACCAGTTCTACCAGAAGTTCCACGAGCGCATCGAGTCGAGTGAGAGCATCAACCGGGCCGATGTGTCCGGGGCAAGGGAACTGGGCACAGACCCTGCCACTGGCAAGACCATCGTGGCGAAACTTGGCCGCTACGGACCTTACGTGCAGTTGGGCGAGGAGAACGAGGAGACAGGCGAGAAGCCCGTGTATGCCAGCCTTCGAAAAGGTCAGTTTGTGGAGAGCCTTGCGCTTGAAGACGCGCTGGATCTGTTTAAGCTGCCGCGCATCATCGGCACCTTCGAGAACAAGGAAATGACCGCCGCCGTTGGCCGGTTCGGACCCTATATCCGCCACGAGGGCAAGTTCTACTCCCTGCCTAAAACGCTGGACCCGATGCAGGTGACTGCCGAGGAAGCCATCGACCTGATCCAAGCCAAGCGCAAAGCGGATGCCGAGAAACTGATCAAATCCTTCGAGGAGAACCCGGATGTGCAGGTGCTGAACGGCCGCTTCGGCCCCTATATAGTGGCGGGCAACAAGAACGTAAAAATCCCGAAGGGAAAAGAACCGAGCGAACTGACGCTGCAGGAGTGCCTGGACCTGGCGGAGGCCACGCCGGAGAAGAAGGGCCGCGGCGGCTTCAAGAAAAAAGCGGACGCTGACGCCCCGGCCAAAAAACCGGCAGCCAAAGCAAAGGCGGCTCCCGCTAAAAAGAAGGCCCCGGCCAAAAAAGCTCCCGCCAAAGCCACAGCAGCAAAGGCCGCGGCAAAAAAGAAGTAA
- a CDS encoding SixA phosphatase family protein, with protein sequence MQKTLLICRHAEAFEPYPLQPDFERELTPNGLHQANQTGKWLRENFVKVDHLLSSPARRCNLTARTIAGRLYFGEEKISYLPDLYNARESQLLQMLSGLPDQARQVLLVGHNPGITKLARDLAGQHFNYLEPANVVAIALPLEKWEDIHLAVGVLLSHNMAQAL encoded by the coding sequence ATGCAAAAAACTTTACTCATTTGCCGCCATGCGGAGGCCTTTGAACCCTATCCGCTACAGCCGGACTTCGAACGGGAGCTAACGCCGAACGGCCTGCACCAGGCTAACCAGACGGGGAAGTGGCTGCGCGAGAATTTTGTGAAAGTAGACCACCTGCTGTCCAGCCCCGCCAGGCGCTGTAACCTGACGGCGCGCACCATCGCGGGCCGCCTGTACTTTGGGGAAGAGAAAATCTCCTACCTGCCCGATCTCTACAATGCCCGCGAGTCGCAACTGCTGCAAATGCTGAGCGGGTTGCCTGACCAGGCCAGGCAGGTGCTGCTGGTGGGCCATAACCCGGGCATCACTAAACTGGCCCGCGACCTGGCAGGGCAGCACTTTAATTACCTGGAGCCGGCCAACGTGGTGGCCATCGCCCTGCCCCTGGAAAAGTGGGAGGACATACACCTTGCCGTCGGTGTGCTGCTGAGCCATAACATGGCACAGGCGCTGTAA
- a CDS encoding ParA family protein: MAKTKVVAVINQKGGTGKTTTTINLGSALSKLGKKVLLLDLDPQSNLSYSLAVANPEATLADVLLGNKKLSDVIVDKDDLWIVPGSNELVDVEISLVTQPERERFLENILVEAKGFDYILIDCPPSLSVLTLNALTAAQEVLIPLQMEVLTLQGLDQIMNTVEKVRKTLNPKLKIKGIVVVMYDVRRKLSQEVLEYLRENVKEKIFDSHIRLNVKLAEAPSFGRSVLDYDASSNGAKDYKALAAEYIG; this comes from the coding sequence ATGGCAAAAACAAAGGTAGTGGCCGTCATCAACCAGAAAGGCGGCACCGGCAAAACAACGACAACCATAAACCTGGGCAGTGCGCTGAGCAAACTGGGCAAGAAAGTGCTGCTGCTCGACCTGGACCCGCAAAGCAACCTGTCTTACTCGCTGGCTGTGGCAAATCCGGAGGCGACGCTCGCGGACGTGCTTCTGGGCAATAAAAAGCTGAGTGACGTAATAGTGGACAAGGACGACCTCTGGATTGTGCCCGGCTCGAACGAACTGGTGGATGTGGAGATATCGCTGGTGACGCAGCCGGAGCGGGAAAGATTCCTGGAGAACATTCTAGTGGAGGCCAAAGGCTTCGACTATATATTGATTGACTGCCCGCCTTCCCTCTCGGTGCTCACCCTGAACGCGCTGACGGCGGCGCAGGAGGTGCTGATACCGCTGCAGATGGAAGTGCTGACCCTGCAGGGGCTCGACCAGATCATGAATACCGTGGAGAAAGTACGGAAGACCCTCAACCCCAAGCTGAAGATAAAGGGCATTGTGGTGGTGATGTACGACGTGCGCCGGAAACTGAGCCAGGAGGTGCTGGAATACCTGCGGGAGAATGTGAAGGAGAAGATATTCGACAGCCATATACGCCTGAACGTGAAGTTGGCCGAGGCACCCTCTTTCGGCAGGAGCGTGCTGGACTACGATGCCTCCTCCAACGGCGCGAAGGACTACAAAGCGCTGGCCGCAGAATACATCGGATAA
- a CDS encoding HAMP domain-containing protein, which yields MALGKNLKLSKDKLISDVEAREENKPASKAKADAGMATVPVEDTPAKPAAAPDRAKGAGKPAATVPQDAIKPNGVKKDNAKPAKLEKLASNPEYISEQLNKVLYALDAFKKGDISVRLTKQNDDLFAEIAEAYNSMVEMIGGVGGEVSRISKVAGVEGNLKARASAENASGFWKDMINNINGLVDSIAVPVLEVGKVLKNISRGNLDETFQIPVSGDFKVMAETINRTIDNLNLFAGEVTRVALEVGTEGKLGGQASVPNVAGVWKDLTDNVNTMASNLTLQIRDISNVATAVAKGNLAQKVSVDVRGEFAQLKDNVNQMVDSLNVFADEVTRVAREVGTEGRLGGQAKVPNVGGVWKDLTDNVNTMASNLTSQVRDIANVATAVAKGDLTQKVTVNVRGEIADLKDIINQMVDSLNVFAGEVTRVAREVGTEGKLGGQANVPKVEGTWKDLTENVNLMAGNLTAQVRDIANVATAVAKGDLTQKVSVDVKGELGELKDILNEMVDRLNVFGAEVTRVAREVGTEGILGGQANVPNVAGIWKDLTENVNSMASNLTSQVRDIANVSTAVAKGDLSQKITVNVKGELAELKVNLNQMVDSLNVFAGEVTRVAREVGTEGKLGGQANVPNVAGVWKDLTENVNTMASNLTSQVRDIANVATAVAKGDLTQKVSVDVKGELGELKENINQMVDSLNIFGDEVTRVAREVGTEGKLGGQANVPNVGGTWKDLTDNVNLMANNLTSQVRDIAKVATAVAKGDLTQKVSVEARGEILDLKENLNQMVDSLNVFADEVTRVAREVGTEGKLGGQANVPKVRGTWKELTDNVNTMASNLTSQVRDIAKVSTAVAKGDLTQKVSVDVKGEMAELKENINRMVDSLNIFAGEVTRVALEVGTEGKLGGQANVPNVAGVWKDLTDNVNTMASNLTTQVRGIVKVVTAVSKGDLTQKLTLEAKGEVAELADTINSMVVDLNRLAGEVSRVARVAGVEGKLTERATLQGVGGSWKELVDTVNDLLESIVTPMLDVSRVVRAISEGDLTQKVDVQTAGDIMDMANALNLAVENLNTLLGEINDSSLVVGSSSEEMAGKGLEMNKVTLDVALAMQQMAEGAQNQALKTDQAFKLIEEIMKTTKDTANRAEVVNKSALLGEESSQTGLKTVAEVVKNMEEISSSAALTAKTIEVLSTRSQEISKSLGVITDIAAQTNLLALNAAIEAARAGDAGRGFAVVAEEIRKLAEGSRKSASEIATLVEDVKKDTASAATAISTMEGRVLKGKNATFEASGAFKNIAASSGETLRTSQDILTATEIQKSSIGDVVKYVEEVVAIAEQTASGTQQVASTAKQLSASMQELTSSSQNLNDIAADLQISISAFKLVDGNLVFSNGKSRRLTSIPVQKQQQEKVRKGSMGNNRLATSSKKHSSGNSSESRSR from the coding sequence ATGGCCTTAGGTAAAAACTTGAAGTTGAGCAAAGACAAGCTCATCAGTGACGTAGAAGCCAGAGAAGAAAACAAGCCTGCTTCAAAAGCTAAGGCAGACGCCGGTATGGCGACTGTGCCGGTGGAAGATACACCTGCTAAGCCAGCCGCTGCACCTGACAGGGCAAAGGGTGCCGGCAAACCGGCGGCCACTGTGCCGCAGGATGCTATCAAGCCCAACGGCGTTAAAAAAGATAACGCAAAACCGGCGAAGCTGGAGAAACTGGCCAGTAACCCGGAGTACATCAGCGAGCAGCTGAACAAAGTGCTCTACGCCCTTGATGCCTTCAAGAAAGGGGACATTTCGGTGCGCCTCACCAAGCAGAACGATGACCTTTTTGCCGAGATAGCCGAAGCCTATAACTCCATGGTGGAGATGATAGGTGGGGTGGGCGGCGAGGTGTCGCGCATCTCGAAAGTGGCTGGGGTGGAGGGAAACCTGAAGGCCCGCGCCTCCGCCGAAAACGCCTCCGGCTTCTGGAAGGATATGATCAACAACATCAACGGCCTGGTTGATTCCATTGCGGTGCCGGTGTTGGAAGTGGGGAAAGTGCTGAAGAACATCTCGCGGGGAAACCTGGACGAGACGTTCCAGATTCCTGTTTCCGGCGACTTCAAGGTGATGGCCGAAACAATCAACCGCACCATCGACAACCTGAACCTCTTTGCCGGGGAGGTAACGCGCGTGGCGCTGGAGGTGGGTACGGAAGGAAAACTGGGTGGCCAGGCCTCTGTGCCAAACGTGGCCGGTGTCTGGAAAGACCTGACCGACAACGTGAACACAATGGCCAGCAACCTGACTTTGCAAATCCGGGACATCTCGAACGTGGCCACCGCCGTGGCCAAGGGTAACCTGGCCCAGAAAGTATCGGTGGATGTGCGCGGGGAATTTGCCCAACTGAAGGACAATGTGAATCAGATGGTGGACTCGCTCAACGTGTTTGCCGATGAAGTAACACGCGTGGCACGCGAGGTGGGTACGGAAGGAAGGCTGGGCGGCCAGGCCAAAGTGCCGAATGTGGGTGGCGTTTGGAAAGACCTGACTGACAACGTGAACACGATGGCCAGCAACCTGACTTCGCAGGTGCGGGATATCGCCAACGTGGCCACCGCGGTGGCCAAAGGCGACCTGACGCAGAAAGTAACCGTGAACGTACGCGGCGAGATAGCCGACCTGAAAGACATCATCAACCAGATGGTGGACTCGCTCAATGTGTTTGCCGGGGAGGTGACGCGCGTGGCGCGCGAGGTGGGCACCGAAGGAAAACTCGGCGGCCAGGCCAATGTGCCAAAAGTAGAGGGAACCTGGAAAGACCTGACCGAGAACGTGAACCTGATGGCTGGTAACCTGACAGCGCAGGTGCGCGATATTGCCAACGTAGCGACGGCCGTGGCCAAAGGTGACCTGACCCAGAAAGTGTCAGTGGACGTAAAGGGCGAACTCGGGGAACTGAAGGATATCCTGAACGAGATGGTGGACCGCCTCAACGTATTCGGTGCTGAGGTAACACGTGTTGCCCGCGAAGTTGGTACGGAGGGTATTCTGGGCGGCCAGGCCAACGTGCCGAACGTGGCGGGTATATGGAAAGACCTGACGGAGAACGTAAACTCGATGGCCTCCAACCTGACCTCGCAGGTGCGGGATATCGCCAATGTGTCCACAGCAGTAGCAAAGGGTGACCTAAGCCAGAAGATAACCGTGAATGTGAAAGGTGAGCTTGCAGAACTGAAGGTGAACCTGAACCAGATGGTGGACTCGCTCAATGTGTTTGCCGGGGAGGTGACACGGGTGGCGCGCGAGGTGGGCACCGAAGGAAAACTGGGCGGCCAGGCCAACGTGCCGAACGTGGCCGGGGTTTGGAAAGACCTGACCGAGAACGTAAACACCATGGCCAGCAACCTGACCTCTCAGGTGCGGGACATCGCCAACGTGGCGACCGCGGTGGCCAAAGGCGACCTGACCCAGAAAGTGTCGGTAGACGTGAAAGGAGAGCTTGGTGAACTGAAGGAGAACATCAACCAGATGGTGGACTCGCTGAATATATTTGGTGATGAAGTAACAAGAGTGGCCCGCGAGGTGGGCACCGAAGGCAAGCTGGGCGGCCAGGCCAACGTGCCAAACGTGGGCGGCACCTGGAAAGACCTCACCGACAACGTGAACCTGATGGCGAACAACCTGACCTCGCAGGTACGAGACATTGCTAAGGTAGCGACCGCGGTGGCCAAAGGCGACCTGACCCAGAAAGTATCGGTGGAGGCGCGGGGCGAGATACTGGACCTGAAAGAGAACCTGAACCAGATGGTGGACTCGCTGAACGTGTTTGCCGATGAAGTAACGCGCGTGGCGCGCGAGGTGGGCACCGAAGGCAAGCTCGGCGGCCAGGCCAACGTGCCGAAAGTGCGCGGCACCTGGAAAGAACTCACCGACAACGTGAACACGATGGCCTCCAACCTGACCTCGCAAGTGCGGGATATTGCCAAAGTGTCCACGGCCGTGGCGAAGGGCGACCTGACCCAGAAGGTGTCGGTAGACGTGAAAGGGGAGATGGCGGAACTGAAGGAGAACATCAACCGCATGGTGGACTCGCTCAACATCTTCGCCGGGGAAGTAACGCGCGTGGCGCTGGAAGTGGGCACCGAAGGAAAGCTGGGTGGCCAGGCCAACGTGCCCAACGTGGCCGGGGTTTGGAAAGACCTGACCGACAATGTAAACACCATGGCCAGCAACCTGACAACCCAGGTGCGGGGCATCGTGAAAGTAGTGACGGCTGTGTCGAAAGGTGACCTGACCCAGAAGCTGACCTTGGAAGCGAAAGGCGAGGTGGCGGAGCTGGCAGACACAATCAACTCGATGGTGGTGGACCTGAACCGACTGGCGGGCGAGGTAAGCCGCGTGGCGCGCGTAGCCGGTGTGGAAGGGAAACTGACAGAACGTGCTACCCTGCAGGGCGTGGGCGGCAGCTGGAAAGAACTGGTAGACACAGTGAACGACCTGCTGGAGTCAATTGTAACCCCGATGTTGGACGTGTCCCGCGTGGTGCGTGCCATCTCGGAGGGAGACCTGACACAGAAGGTAGACGTGCAGACGGCCGGAGATATCATGGATATGGCCAACGCACTTAACCTCGCAGTGGAAAACCTGAACACGCTCCTGGGGGAAATCAACGACTCATCGCTTGTGGTGGGCAGTTCTTCGGAGGAAATGGCTGGCAAAGGCCTGGAGATGAACAAGGTGACGCTGGATGTGGCCCTTGCCATGCAACAAATGGCGGAAGGTGCCCAGAACCAGGCCCTCAAGACAGACCAGGCGTTCAAGCTCATCGAAGAGATCATGAAAACGACCAAAGACACGGCCAACCGTGCAGAGGTAGTGAATAAATCGGCCTTGCTGGGAGAGGAGAGCTCCCAGACAGGTCTGAAGACAGTGGCGGAAGTGGTGAAGAACATGGAGGAAATCTCCAGTTCGGCGGCTCTCACAGCCAAAACCATTGAAGTACTGAGCACCCGCTCTCAGGAGATATCCAAATCGCTTGGCGTTATCACGGACATTGCGGCCCAGACAAACCTGCTTGCCCTGAACGCGGCCATCGAGGCGGCGCGCGCCGGTGATGCAGGCCGCGGCTTCGCGGTGGTGGCCGAGGAAATCAGGAAACTGGCTGAAGGCTCCCGTAAATCTGCCAGCGAGATTGCCACCCTGGTGGAAGATGTGAAGAAAGACACCGCCTCAGCCGCCACGGCCATCTCCACCATGGAGGGACGGGTACTGAAAGGAAAGAATGCCACTTTCGAGGCATCCGGCGCCTTCAAGAACATCGCCGCCTCCAGTGGCGAGACCCTGCGCACCTCGCAGGACATCCTCACGGCAACGGAAATCCAGAAGTCGTCTATCGGGGATGTGGTGAAATACGTGGAAGAAGTGGTGGCCATTGCCGAGCAGACGGCCTCCGGCACGCAGCAGGTGGCCAGCACGGCCAAGCAACTTTCGGCTTCGATGCAGGAACTGACGTCTTCTTCCCAGAACCTGAACGACATTGCCGCAGACCTCCAGATCAGCATATCCGCCTTCAAACTGGTGGACGGCAACCTGGTGTTCAGCAATGGCAAGAGCCGCCGCCTGACTTCCATACCTGTACAAAAGCAACAGCAGGAGAAAGTAAGAAAGGGCAGCATGGGCAATAACCGCCTGGCGACCAGTTCCAAAAAGCACAGTTCCGGGAACAGTTCTGAAAGCAGATCAAGGTAA